Proteins co-encoded in one Papaver somniferum cultivar HN1 chromosome 5, ASM357369v1, whole genome shotgun sequence genomic window:
- the LOC113279549 gene encoding anthocyanidin 3-O-glucosyltransferase 7-like, translating into MAFPFGTHAIPLLNLVRRLAIQAPTLTFSFFSASKSNQSVFGTSSPNDIPSNIKPYDVDDGVPKDFTGHPMAEINFFLKSMVENYRNGIHSVYGDEMKMIKCFICDSFLYFGSDMADELGVPLVSFWTAGPCSLSTNFYTDLIRQSITLGPNGIQGSEEELIDFIPGLSLIRIKDLQEGVLYGCLDPEFSLMMHKMGSTLPQATAVTMNSFAELDLPILEDFKCKFQKCLTLGPFTLTSHNPSHVHDDPNGCLAWLDKQNPTSVAYISFGTVTTPPPDELAALAEGLEESGVPFLWSLKDHSVGQLPIGFLERTRKRGYIVPWTPQQQVLGHNAVGVFVTHGGWNSVIESIMAGVPMICRPFFGDQRINCRMVSDVWGIGTRIKDGVFTKDGTMECLDMIFSEEKLREKVGALRGLAKHAVGPKGSSTKNFSTLAEIVCKD; encoded by the exons ATGGCATTTCCGTTTGGAACACATGCAATACCATTATTGAATCTAGTACGTAGATTAGCAATACAAGCACCAACACTAACATTTTCATTCTTCTCAGCATCTAAATCCAATCAATCAGTTTTTGGAACATCATCACCAAATGATATTCCAAGTAATATTAAGCCATATGATGTTGATGATGGGGTACCAAAAGATTTTACAGGACATCCTATGGCCGAGATAAATTTCTTTTTGAAATCTATGGTTGAGAATTATAGAAATGGGATTCATTCAGTGTATGGTGACGAGATGAAGATGATTAAGTGCTTCATTTGTGATTCATTCTTGTATTTTGGAAGTGATATGGCTGATGAACTGGGTGTTCCTTTGGTTTCATTCTGGACTGCTGGTCCTTGTTCTTTATCTACTAATTTTTATACTGACCTTATTCGTCAGTCCATCACTCTTGGACCTAATG GTATTCAAGGGAGTGAAGAAGAACTCATTGACTTCATTCCAGGGTTATCTCTGATAAGAATCAAAGACTTGCAAGAAGGTGTGCTTTATGGATGTTTGGATCCAGAATTCTCACTTATGATGCATAAGATGGGTTCAACATTGCCACAGGCTACTGCAGTGACCATGAATTCCTTTGCGGAACTAGACCTACCAATTCTAGAAGATTTTAAATGCAAGTTCCAGAAGTGTCTGACATTAGGTCCATTTACACTAACTTCTCATAATCCATCACATGTTCACGATGATCCCAACGGCTGTCTTGCATGGTTAGACAAGCAAAACCCAACTTCAGTAGCTTATATCAGTTTTGGTACAGTGACTACACCACCACCAGATGAACTTGCTGCCTTAGCAGAAGGATTAGAAGAATCTGGTGTACCATTTTTATGGTCATTGAAAGACCATTCGGTAGGTCAATTGCCTATTGGATTCCTTGAAAGGACTAGAAAGAGGGGATACATTGTTCCATGGACGCCGCAACAACAAGTACTTGGACACAATGCGGTTGGCGTTTTCGTGACACATGGTGGATGGAATTCAGTGATAGAAAGCATAATGGCTGGTGTACCAATGATATGCCGTCCATTTTTCGGTGATCAGAGAATTAATTGTCGTATGGTATCAGATGTTTGGGGGATAGGAACTAGGATTAAAGATGGAGTGTTCACGAAGGATGGGACGATGGAATGTTTAGATATGATCTTTTCTGAGGAGAAATTGAGAGAGAAGGTTGGGGCCCTCAGAGGTCTTGCGAAACATGCTGTTGGGCCAAAGGGAAGTtcgaccaaaaatttcagcacttTGGCAGAGATAGTCTGTAAAGACTGA